The region TTCTGAGTTGGGAGTGGCCTTAATGATGATCATGAATCGCATTGCACTTCGTTCCTTTCGCGGGTGAGAGTTTGTTGTTCAGGATGCTCTTCTGTTGTCCGGTTGCATCTCTGTCAGTCCGGCAGCTGCCTTCTGGACGTCAGGAGGAAAGTCGGCGAGCTCCTGCACCTGGCGTATCTCAATGGTCTCGTTGGCAGAGGCAGGGCAGCGTTTCGCCCACTCGATTGCCTCTTCGCGTGACCGGACCTGGATCATCCAGTAGCCGCCGAGCACTTCTTTCACTTCAGCAAAAGGGCCGTCTGTCACGTGCGGTTTTCCGTCCTCGAAGGTGACGCGCGCTCCGGTCGACGGTGGATGAAGACCGTCGAGCGCCAGCAGGACTCCTGCTTTTTTCAGGGATTCGTTGTACTTCATCATTGCGGTTACTGCTTCGGCGCTTGGCATCGTGTCCGGAGCTGCACTCTCATATCCTTTAGGGATCATCAGCATCATGAATCGCATGTTTGGCTCCTATACGGTTTGTGCCTGATGGCTCAGCTTGATGGACTCGATACAGTTGTCGGAGTCGTGAACGAGACGGATCTCGACCTCGCCATCGCCGGCGATCTCGAGAAACTCGCGGGCTTCTGCGATGGCCTCCTGCTTCGAGTTCGCCCGGTAGAGGGCGAATCCGGCGATCAGTTCCTTCGCCTCGGCGAATGGCCCATCCGTTACGTTGAGTTTCCCATTGCTCAACCGAACCTTGGCGCCGTTGCAGGTGGGACCGCAGCCCTCGGTCGCAAGCAGCTTGCCTTCTTCGATCTTCCGCTGGATAAGATCGCCCATGCGGGCCATCATCTCTGGTGTGGGTGGGAGGCCAGCCTCCACGCTGGCCACATCTGCGGGGCGGTACAGCATAAGAAATCGCATCTTCTGTAACCTCTGTGTGTCTGTGGTGGCTGGGCTATGCGTTTGGTTCGTTGCAGTTGATCATCCAGGCGATTCCGAACTTGTCGGTGAACATCGCGAAGCGCGTCGCCCAGAACGTCGGCTGGATCGGCATCGTCACCTTGCCACCGGCAGAGAGCTCGTTGAAGATGCGCTCGGCCTCGGCGTTCTGGTCGACCTGCAGGCTGACGGAGAAACCCTGGGGTGCCTTGTAGTGCTCCGGCGGGGCATCGGAGGCCATCAGAACGGCGTCACCTACGGTCAGGCGGGCATGCATGATCTTGTCGCGCCATTCTGGAGCGGTGTGCTGCTCGGCGGGAGTTCCGGCGTGGGGGAGCATCGCCTCAATCTTGCCCTTGAGGACACGCTCGTAAAACTTGAAGGCTTCTTCACAGTCGCCTTTAAAGAAGAGATAGGGTTGAATCTGCATGGTCAATCTCCTTCACATAAGAAAGCGGTTTTTTCTGCCGCTTTACATACTCGTCGAATGGAGACGACGGAAATCGACACGTCCTCACAAAAAATAGAAATATTTTTGCGAGAAGTTTGCGTAATTATCCGACAGTAGTCGTCTGCAGGTTCTTTTCTGCATCCGACGCCATGGTCTTCGATGCGTGTTTCGTCAGCTCCTCTGCGTAGTCGGCCGGGAAATCAGATGCCTCAATGAGCTGGCGGATCTCGACCTCAACGTCGCACTCACCCGTGAGGGTAGGGCACTTCTGCGCCCAGGCGAGAGCCTCTTCTCTGGAAGGGACGTTGATTACGATGAATCCGGCGACAAGTTCCTTTAGCTCGGTGAAGGGGCCGTCCACCACAGTCTGCTTGCCCTTATTGATGACGATCCGGGAGGAGTTCGCACTGGGCTGCAACCACTCACCGCCCAGCAGAATGCCAGCATCGCGCATGGATTGGTAGTAGTTTCCGATAGCGCCAAGAAGTTCTTTGCTCGGCAGACCTGCACCCTGTTCCATCTGCTTGTCGGCTTTGCGAAGGATCATGAATCGCATGTTGAGTTCCCCCGGCGACGATTTTACGTGGATGGAAATACGGCTCAAATGCGAGTTCTATCAGGCGAAGGTTTTGGGTCTCAAATATGTGACCAGTGACGCCACTTAACTTCTGAGCTATCGCGCTAACCGCTCAAGATGCCGGAACCCGCCGGTTGCGATAAACATCGTCAAAAACACTGACAGGTTATAGCTGGCATGCACCAGTGCCGAGCTGGCGACCGATCGTGTGCGGACGCGGACGGCGGTCAGGACCAGTGAGACGCAGAAGAGGACGAAGACAGCGATCCATGTATGTCCCAGCTGCTGGCCGTGAATCAGCGCGAAAAAGATGCTGGAGAGGATCGCCGAGAAGATGATGGAGGCCAGCGTCAGGTTGGTGGTATTGCGCCAGTGTTCGTGCGCTGCGGGAGTCCGGGGCAGGCAGAGCCAGTCATAGGCGATGGCAAAGGCTGGGAAGAGAAAGCCGCGGAAGGCGATCTCTTCAAACATGGGAGCAAGCAGGGTACCGAAAGCCGCGACCACCCAGACATCGGATGATGTGCGGAAGAAATCGTCCATCGGGATCGATTTCGGCACGGGAATCAGCGAAGAGAGGGCCTGCACGATGAAGCCGATGAGAAGACCGATCGGGATCAGCTTGAAGGCGTTGCGCCGCGCAGTTGCGAAGTTCCACTGGATTCCGTTGCTGAAGGAGCGCTGCCAGAGCAGAGGAAAAAACAGCCAGGAGGCGGCCAGCGTGAGGACATAGCTGACGGCCTCGGCGGCGATCAGCAGCTTGGGATGTGCTGCGGCAACGCCCGTCCTGTGCGGATCGGCCACCGGATGCGCCAGCCCCAGCAGAGAGACCTGGGCGATCATCAGCAGCAGAAATGTCAGCGCGACGAAGAGGATCGCGTGGCCGATGTGAGGAACCCGCGCTGGAACCCCGGGGCCGCGAGCGTCCGAGGGGGGAGGCGCCTGGATTACGATGGCCTCTCCGTTAGGAGACATCGCGACATCAGCGGGAGCCTGCGGCTGTGAAAGGTCGCGGTGCAGATCGTCAGGCTGCGGAGGTGTAGCAGGTTGGCTCATGCCTTCTTCTTTGTTGATTTTGCAGTCTTCTTTGCCTTGGCAGATTTCTTTCGTGTGGGTGAATCGGAATCTTCTGTCTTGCTAAGTTTAGCTGCGCGCGCGGTGGGTACGCCGGTTTTCTTCTCGGGAGGAACAAACTTCCCCTTCGGCTTCTTGTCGGGATCGGGAGCCGCTCCGATGCCGGCAGGTTGCGGTCCGGCATGGCTGGCACCGTTCCGGTTCGCCAGAAGTCTGGGATCGTAGTGACGGGCGAGGAATTCGGCGGTGTGGGAGCCTTTGACCGTAGCGACCTGCTCGGGCGTGCCGTGAGCGATGATCTGGCCTCCGCCTTCGCCGCCCTCCGGGCCAAGGTCGAGAATGTAATCGGCGTTGCGGATAATGTCGAGGTTGTGCTCGATGATGATGACCGTATTGCCCAGATCGGTAAGACGGTGAAGCACTTCCAGCAGTTTGCGGACGTCGTCGAAGTGAAGGCCGGTTGTGGGCTCATCCAGCAGGTACAGGGTACGACCTGTCTGGCGTTTCGAAAGCTCACGAGCCAGCTTCATGCGCTGGGCCTCACCTCCGGAAAGGGTAGTGGCGGACTGACCAAGGTGAATGTAGCCGAGGCCGACGTCGACCAGTGTCTGCAGGCGCTGATTGACCGCCGGAATGTCTTTGAGGACCGGCACAGCATCTTCGATGGCGAGATCGAGGATATCGGCGATGGAGTAGCCGTTGAACTTTACCGCCAGAGTCTCCTGGTTGTAGCGGCGGCCGTTGCAGACCTCGCACAGAACGTAGACGTCTGGCAGGAAGTTCATCTCGATGCGCCGCTGCCCCTCGCCCTGGCAGGCCTCGCAGCGTCCGCCCTGCACGTTGAAGCTGAAGCGTCCGGGTTTGTAACCGCGTTCGCGCGACTCCGGAAGCATGGCAAAGAGGTCGCGGATGGCGGAGAAGACCCCGGTGTAGGTCGCTGGGTTGGAGCGCGGAGTGCGGCCGATCGGAGACTGATCGATCTCGATGACCTTGTCGATCTGCGAGATGCCGCGGACCCGGCCGTGCTGGCCGGGCTCTTCGCGCGAACCGTATAGTTCTCGGGCGAGAGCGCGATAGAGGATGTCATTGACCAGCGTGCTCTTGCCCGAGCCAGAGACCCCGGTGATGACCGTCATCACTCCAAGCGGGAAGTGCGCGGTAACGTTCCTGAGATTGTGGGCACGCGCATTCTCGACGGTGATCCAGTTGCCGGTTAGCGGGCGAGGCTCTTTGCGGGCGACGATCTCGATCTTCCCGGCGAGGTATTTCCCCGTGACCGAGGCGTCGTTCGCCATGATCTGGTCGGGAGTGCCGTCCGCGATGAGGTGACCTCCGTTTTTGCCGGCTCCCGGGCCGAGATCGAGAACGTAGTCTGCCTTGCGGATGGTGTCCTCGTCGTGCTCGACGACGAGGACCGTGTTGCCGAGGTCCCGCAGGTCTTCGAGTGCGGAGATAAGGCGCTGGTTGTCGCGCTGATGCAGCCCGATGGAAGGTTCGTCCAGGACGTAGAGGACGCCGCGGAGGCGCGAGCCGATCTGTGTAGCCAGTCGGATGCGCTGTCCTTCGCCGCCGGAGAGCGTGGCGGCAGAACGGTCGAGCGAAAGATAGCCGAGGCCGACAGCGTTCAGAAACTCCAGCCGCTCGATCACCTCGCGTTGCAGGCGATCGGCGATCAGGCGTTCGCGTCCGGCGAAGTTCATGTCGCGAGCGCTTTTGAGCGCACGCTCCAGAGAGAGCCCGGTAAAGTCGGCGATGGACTGACCGTTGACGGTGACGGCGAGCGACTCTGGCCGCAGGCGCTTGCCCTGGCAGCGTGGGCAGGTGGTCGCGGACATGTACTGCATCATGTACTCGCGATAACCCTCGGATTTGGTGTCTTCGAGGTTGGCGCGGAGGTAGGCGAAGATGCCGTGGAAGCCGGTTCGTCCTGCCTCGCCCCTGGGAGGGCCGTAGAGGAAGAGGTTCTGCTGCTCGGGTGTTAGCTGGTCGAAGGGCTTGCGGATGTCGATCTTGTACTTTTCAGCGGCGAGCTTGATGAGGCGCAGGAGGTACTGCGAGGCGGAGCCGGGGCCCATGGCTCCATCGAGCAGGGGCTTGGACCAGTCGGTGATGGTCTTGGCGGGATCGAAGTCGTAGATGGACCCCAGGCCGTGGCACTCGGGGCAGGCGCCGTAGGCGGAGTTGAAGGAGAAGCTGCGCGGCTCGAGCTTGGGGACGTTGATGCCGCAGTCCGGGCAGGCCATGGAGGAGGAGTAGAGGGTCTCTTCCTGCTTGCGGGTGACCGGGTCCTGGATGCCGATGAGGACGAGGCCGTTCGCCATCTGAAGGGCCTTGGCGACCGAGGCTTCGAGGCGTCGCGTGTCGTACTTAAAGATGGAGGATTCCTGCGAACCCACCTTAGTCTCGCGCCGACTGGCGTCGTCGCGAACCGAAGATGGGGCACCCGCTTCTGTGGCGGCCAGGGGCTTGAGGATGATGCGGTCGACGATGGCCTCGATGGTGTGATTCTTGCGCTTTTCGAGGCGCATACCCTCTGTGATCTCGATCATCTCGCCGTCGACGCGGGCGCGGAAGCCCTGCTGGTCGAGGGCCTCGAGCTCTTCGCGAAACTCGCCTTTGCGGCCTCGCACGATGGGAGCCATGATGGTGATTCGCTCGCCAGGGGCGAGAGCGACGATGCGCTCGACGATCTGGTCGGCGCTCTGGCGCGAGATGGGACGGTGGCAGTTGGGGCAGTGCGGCTGGCCGACGGAGGCGTAGAGCAGCCGGAGGTAGTCGTAGATCTCGGTGATGGTTCCGACGGTCGAGCGCGGCGAGCGCGAGGTTGTCTTCTGCTCGATCGAGATCGCAGGACTCAGGCCGTCGATGGAGTCGACATCGGGCCGCTCCATCTGGTCGAGGAACTGGCGGGCGTAGGCGGAGAGCGTCTCAACGTAGCGGCGTTGGCCTTCAGCGTAGATGGTGTCAAAGGCGAGGGACGATTTGCCCGAGCCGGAGAGTCCGGTCACGACGGTCAGGGTGTTTCGCGGGATCGAGACAGAGACATTGCGCAGGTTGTGCTGACGGGCGCCCCGCACGGTGATGTGGGTGATGCCCTGCGGAGTGCGGGGGATAATTTCGGTGCCCATAGACGAATTTGGCGGCTTTACGGCCAAGTATCTAGGATACGGCATTTACCGGGCCGGCGTCGTATTCGATACGGCGTCAGCCGGGCCAGCCCAAGCCTCCGACCTCCCAAATCGGTAAATGTACCCAGAGATTCAATATCCTCCTATGCAGAAGGCATTGTGTTTTGCGGGGTGTTTGCATCACAGTAGTAGATGCAAGCTGATTCAGTGCAACGATTGTGGCTGAAGACTGCGTAATAAAGGGAGTCGTTGCAGTGAACTCGTCGATTGTTCTTATCTCCGCCGTCCTGGCATCCCTGGCAATAGGCGTCTTGTTCGCTTATGGAATCTGTACAACCATGTTTCGTCTCTTCCGGATTCATGCTCGACAAGTGGCTGCGGAGAAACAGGCTCGTGCTGGCGTGGCTTCGCCGCGTGTTGCCGGCCATTAATACTTCACTGTCCTGGCTGTATTGCGTGAAGTATTTATAAGTATTGGGTTGAGCTTTAGATTTAACTCTTCAAAATATTGAAAATAATACCCTTACTATTAATCCCTTGATCGGGCGATGCTGGTGGGCCTTCGGGATGCTACTAGGGCTGGGCGTGCTGCTGCTGGCGCAGCTTCATCAGCTGATCGAAGATCTGCTGCGGGGTACGAACTCCGTTGGGTGACTGCTGGTTGGAGTCAGTAGAGCTTCCGCTGCCGGTATTGTTGCTGCCGCTAGCCGTACCTGGTTGCCCGGCGGGTTGCGACCCTGGAGCAGGTGCCGGGGCCGGAGTTGTCTGCGCGTTGGAGTCGTCCGGTGGCTCAGGTGGATTATTGACCGGAGGATTGTTGTCGGTATCGGCCTCGGCGTCGTTGAAGCGCATGGCGTTGGGGTTGGGCGGAGTGGGACCGCCTGTGCGCGGCGTAAGGATGAGCTGCGCGGATTTGTTGTCGACGCTGGAGACGAAGAGCATGTTGCTGGAGGTGCCGTCGAGGAGCTCGTTGAGCACCTGGGCGAGGCTTCCTGGGCCGTAACTGCCAAAGACCCTCTCGTCGGTTACTCCTCCCGTGATGGTGATGCCGGTGTGCTGGGAGATTTCGTGGAGGATCTGGTTGAGGCTGGAGTTGTTGGCCTGGACGGTGAGCTGATGACCGGCGTAGGTGATCTGGGGGCGATTCGGGAGTGCTGGTTGAGGCTGGGTTGCGGGTGCCGTCGAGGGTGTTGCCGGAATCTGGGACGGCGTGGGCGTCATAGGAGACTGAGCACAGGCCGGAATTGCGAGGCAGAGCAGGGCTGCAAGTCGGGTTGGCGTGGGGGCGGACATGCTCTGGGCTCTATGGTACGACGGTTCGGGTCTTCGAAGGTCATCGAGTCGGGGCGGGGACGGTGGTGATGGCGCACCGATGGCTTCTTGTGTGGCATGCGATGTGGGGAAAGTATGACTGAATAGCTATCCTGCAAAGAAATACAGGGATTCTTCGCTTCGCTCAGAATGACGGCGGGAGGGATGGGGCAATAGAGAGGCCCGGCATTGCCGGGCCTCTCTATTGACACGAGTATGTTGCGATTTAAATGGTTTGGCCCGAGCGCGCGTTGCGATCAGGCGGTCCGGGGCTGGCCAAGGCGCGGTACGAGCACCTGGAAGATTGCCAGCGCCGAGACATAGGCGAATCCGGCGAGCGCGAAGATCGGCAGCGGGTGCAGTGCGAAGTAATGGGAGACGACCCAGGTGAAGATGGCTCCTCCGATTGCGCCAGCGGTTCCGCCAATGCCAACGACGGTGCTGACACTGGTGGACGGGAACATGTCGGTAGGGGTGGAGAAGAGATTGGCCGACCAACCCTGATGCGCCGCCGTTGCGAGGCAGAAGAGCGCGATTGCCGGCCAGGCGTTGTTGGGCGAGATGGTCTTCATGTGAGGTACGAGCATGATGGGCAGAACACACAAAGCGCAGACGAGAAGGGCAAATTTGCGCCCGGAGTTGACGCTGTGTCCGTGCTTCATGCGGAAGCCTGAGAGCCAGCCCCCCGCCACCGAGCCGATGCTGGCAACCGTGTAGATGACGATGAGCGGATATTTAACGTGGTTAAGGTCCAGCCCATAGTTGTCGTTGAGGAACTTGGGCAGATAGAAGAGATAGAACCACCAGATGGGGTCAGTGAATCCTTTGCCGATACAGAAGGCCCAGAAGCCGCGGTGGCGGAGAAGGACGGAGTAGATGGGTTTGCCCTGGGTGACGGGTGCAAGATTGGCTTGAGTCTGGGTGGCTCCGCGACGCAGACGGTTGTAGGGAAAGAGCAGCCAGATGACGCACCAGATGAGCCCCATGGAGCCGGTGGTGATGAAGGCCGCGTTCCATCCCCAGCGCATGGTCACGGCGGCGATCAGGACAGGGGCGACGAAGGCCGAGGCGTTGGAGCCGGAGTTGAAGAGTCCGGTAGCAAGCGCACGCTCTTCGGAGGGAAACCATTCGGTCGTGGCCTTGATGGCGGCAGGGAAGTTTCCGGATTCGCCGAGTCCGAGGAAGATGCGGGCGATGCAGAAACCGGCGACGCTGCCGACGAGGGAGTGGCTGATGGAAGCGCATCCCCAGACCAGGATGGCGATGGCATATCCGGTCTTGGTGCCGAGTTTGTCGATGATGCGGCCGGCGAAGAGGAAGCCGACGCCGTAGGCGATCTGGAAGCAGATGAGAATGCGGCCGTAGTTGATGTTGTAGACGGTCTGATGGGCAGCATCTACGCCGGGGACCCAGCCCATGAAATCGAGGTGCAGAAGCGGCTCGATCAGCGAGAAGACCGAGCGATCCATGTAGTTAATGGTCGTCGCGAGAAAGAGAAGGAAGCAGACAAACCAGCGAACATTGGACTTGTCGGGGGCCGAGAGGGTGAAGTCCTGTGTAGCGGGACTGGTTGTGGGGTTCGTCGACATGTAAATCAAAGCTCCGGCGATAGTTCTGGTCAGACCATTACAGGCAGAGGGCCGCGAAGGCCGTTAGAGATCAATGAGATTGGTTTCTGGATGAGAATAGCCGGTTGGAGCCTGTTTGTGTCAAGGAGCAAACGGTGAAAGTAGCGATGAAAGTGGTCTATCCAATTATTGCTTCGGTACCTGCGCACGGTAGCTTTTCGAATCTGTAAATCGGTTACCAGGATTGGGAGAGCAATGTGCTGTGGGAGCTTGCGATGGTGACGCGCCGAAGATGGGACACACGGATGTGCGCGGTATGGAGTAAGAGCTTGCTTCAGGGATACTGCAAAGAAATATAGGGATTCTTAGCCTGCGGCTCAGAATGACGGTGCGCGTTTGGATGACGTGGATACTGGCCTGTGGGCTTTTGCGGGGAGTATGGATCCGGCCCGGGATCTGTGGTTCCGGGCCGGAGGCGGGCAGTTACCTTGTTGTGTTGAGGACCAGGACGGTGGCGACGGGGTCGAGGGCCTGGGCCGGGAGGTCGACGTCGAGGGCAGCGCCCTTCTGGGTGAACTTGAGCGGCTTGTGGGCGGAGTCGGCGAGCAGGTAGGCTCCAGTGACCTTGCGGGGCATCCTGTCTACGTGGAAGTGACCCTTCCAGTCGAAGATCTCGATGTACACCTTGTTGCCCTTGGTGGTGGAGCGCCACTCCCAGGTGGGGTTGAACTTCGGCTTGCCGTCACGTCCTTTTTCGGTGGCACTGAAGGTTCCGGTGGGTGTGTCGAAGATGGTGGCGCTGGTTCCGTAGATGGCTTCGCCGTTGACCTTCATCCATTTGCCCATGTCGTGCAGCCGGTCGACTTCGGGCTGGGGGACGATGCCCTTGGAGTCTGGGCCGATGTTAAGCAGGTAGTTGCCACCCTTGGAGGCGATATCAATGAGATTGCGGATGAGGGTCTCAGAGGACTTGAAGTTGGTATCGAAAGATTTGTATCCCCAGGTGTCGTTGATGGTCATGCAGGATTCCCAGTCGCGGCCGGGGAATCCCTGGGCAGGGATGTACTGTTCGGGGGTTTCGGTATCGCCTTTGTAGGTTCCTCCGAGACGGTTGTTCCAGATGAGATTGGGATATTTGTTGAGGAGCTTGACGATCTCGGCCGCGCGCTCTGGGGTCATCATCTTGGTTGGGGTATCGAACCAGACGACGACGGGGTAGCCCTTGTAATTCTCAAGCAACTCTTTGATCTGGGGGATGGACTTCTTGTGCAGGTAGTCGTCGAAGGATCCGTCCTGCGCTTTATCCCAGTGTCCGGTTACCTTGTCGTGATTGCCGCGAACGATGGCAGCGCCTCCGGGTGCGGTCCAGTCCTGCGCCTGCGAATAGTAGAAGCCCAGCTTGATGCCCTGCTTGCGGCATTCTTCAGCAAGTTCCTTGAGGGGATCGCGATGATACGGCGTGGCGGCGACGATGTTGAAGGGATCGGCCTTGGAATCGAACATGGCGAAGCCGTCGTGGTGCTTGGAGGTGATGACGATGTACTTCATGCCGGAGGATTTTGCCAGCGCCACAATGTCATGTGCGGAGAAGCCGGTGGGGTTGAACTGCTTGGCGAGCGCCTTATAGTCGGCGACGGGGATGGAGAGATCGTTCATGATCCATTCGCCGATGTGGGTGGTGCGCTGTCCCTTCCACTCACCCGCGGGGATGGAATAGAGGCCCCAGTGAATGAACATGCCGAAGCGGGCATCGCGCCACCACGCCATGCGGGCATCACGCTGGGCGGCGGTCTCGGTGTCTTGAATGGCGGGGACGGGATGTTTGGTGGGGGTGGGATCGGCCTTGCTGCCCTGAAGCTGGGCAAAGCTGAGCGAAGCTGAGGAGGCGAAGAGGAGTCCGGTTGCGATGCTGCGATGCAGAAGGTTCACGGGCATTCCTTTGGGTGAAGTTACGGCACGCGAATTATAGGTGAAAATTTACATTCATGTATGCAAGTTTGTTACGTCTCGATTTTTTAGGGACGGCGGAAGGCGGGGTTATGATCGCACTGGTGAGCGGGGAAGTGTCGAAAGCGGCGGAGGTCGAGGCGATGGTGGAACGCCTCAGGAGCGGTGATGTGCGCGCGCTGGCGCGGGCGATCTCGCTGGTAGAGGATAGCGGCGCAGGAGCAGAGGAGTTGTTGGCGCGGTGTCAGGGAGTCTCATCGCAGAAGAGGGCGTTGAGGATTGGGGTGACGGGACCGCCGGGAGCGGGGAAGAGCACGCTGGTGGACCGAATGGCGGGATGGCTGAAGGAGAAAGGAGAGCGGGTTGGGGTGGTGGCGATCGATCCGACGAGTCCTTATACAGGCGGAGCTCTGCTGGGAGACCGGATCCGAATGCGGGAGCCAGTGGGAGATGGCGAT is a window of Edaphobacter sp. 12200R-103 DNA encoding:
- a CDS encoding YciI family protein: MRFMMLMIPKGYESAAPDTMPSAEAVTAMMKYNESLKKAGVLLALDGLHPPSTGARVTFEDGKPHVTDGPFAEVKEVLGGYWMIQVRSREEAIEWAKRCPASANETIEIRQVQELADFPPDVQKAAAGLTEMQPDNRRAS
- a CDS encoding YciI family protein; translation: MRFLMLYRPADVASVEAGLPPTPEMMARMGDLIQRKIEEGKLLATEGCGPTCNGAKVRLSNGKLNVTDGPFAEAKELIAGFALYRANSKQEAIAEAREFLEIAGDGEVEIRLVHDSDNCIESIKLSHQAQTV
- a CDS encoding VOC family protein — its product is MQIQPYLFFKGDCEEAFKFYERVLKGKIEAMLPHAGTPAEQHTAPEWRDKIMHARLTVGDAVLMASDAPPEHYKAPQGFSVSLQVDQNAEAERIFNELSAGGKVTMPIQPTFWATRFAMFTDKFGIAWMINCNEPNA
- a CDS encoding YciI family protein, coding for MILRKADKQMEQGAGLPSKELLGAIGNYYQSMRDAGILLGGEWLQPSANSSRIVINKGKQTVVDGPFTELKELVAGFIVINVPSREEALAWAQKCPTLTGECDVEVEIRQLIEASDFPADYAEELTKHASKTMASDAEKNLQTTTVG
- a CDS encoding CPBP family intramembrane glutamic endopeptidase, coding for MSQPATPPQPDDLHRDLSQPQAPADVAMSPNGEAIVIQAPPPSDARGPGVPARVPHIGHAILFVALTFLLLMIAQVSLLGLAHPVADPHRTGVAAAHPKLLIAAEAVSYVLTLAASWLFFPLLWQRSFSNGIQWNFATARRNAFKLIPIGLLIGFIVQALSSLIPVPKSIPMDDFFRTSSDVWVVAAFGTLLAPMFEEIAFRGFLFPAFAIAYDWLCLPRTPAAHEHWRNTTNLTLASIIFSAILSSIFFALIHGQQLGHTWIAVFVLFCVSLVLTAVRVRTRSVASSALVHASYNLSVFLTMFIATGGFRHLERLAR
- the uvrA gene encoding excinuclease ABC subunit UvrA — its product is MGTEIIPRTPQGITHITVRGARQHNLRNVSVSIPRNTLTVVTGLSGSGKSSLAFDTIYAEGQRRYVETLSAYARQFLDQMERPDVDSIDGLSPAISIEQKTTSRSPRSTVGTITEIYDYLRLLYASVGQPHCPNCHRPISRQSADQIVERIVALAPGERITIMAPIVRGRKGEFREELEALDQQGFRARVDGEMIEITEGMRLEKRKNHTIEAIVDRIILKPLAATEAGAPSSVRDDASRRETKVGSQESSIFKYDTRRLEASVAKALQMANGLVLIGIQDPVTRKQEETLYSSSMACPDCGINVPKLEPRSFSFNSAYGACPECHGLGSIYDFDPAKTITDWSKPLLDGAMGPGSASQYLLRLIKLAAEKYKIDIRKPFDQLTPEQQNLFLYGPPRGEAGRTGFHGIFAYLRANLEDTKSEGYREYMMQYMSATTCPRCQGKRLRPESLAVTVNGQSIADFTGLSLERALKSARDMNFAGRERLIADRLQREVIERLEFLNAVGLGYLSLDRSAATLSGGEGQRIRLATQIGSRLRGVLYVLDEPSIGLHQRDNQRLISALEDLRDLGNTVLVVEHDEDTIRKADYVLDLGPGAGKNGGHLIADGTPDQIMANDASVTGKYLAGKIEIVARKEPRPLTGNWITVENARAHNLRNVTAHFPLGVMTVITGVSGSGKSTLVNDILYRALARELYGSREEPGQHGRVRGISQIDKVIEIDQSPIGRTPRSNPATYTGVFSAIRDLFAMLPESRERGYKPGRFSFNVQGGRCEACQGEGQRRIEMNFLPDVYVLCEVCNGRRYNQETLAVKFNGYSIADILDLAIEDAVPVLKDIPAVNQRLQTLVDVGLGYIHLGQSATTLSGGEAQRMKLARELSKRQTGRTLYLLDEPTTGLHFDDVRKLLEVLHRLTDLGNTVIIIEHNLDIIRNADYILDLGPEGGEGGGQIIAHGTPEQVATVKGSHTAEFLARHYDPRLLANRNGASHAGPQPAGIGAAPDPDKKPKGKFVPPEKKTGVPTARAAKLSKTEDSDSPTRKKSAKAKKTAKSTKKKA
- a CDS encoding MFS transporter, translated to MSTNPTTSPATQDFTLSAPDKSNVRWFVCFLLFLATTINYMDRSVFSLIEPLLHLDFMGWVPGVDAAHQTVYNINYGRILICFQIAYGVGFLFAGRIIDKLGTKTGYAIAILVWGCASISHSLVGSVAGFCIARIFLGLGESGNFPAAIKATTEWFPSEERALATGLFNSGSNASAFVAPVLIAAVTMRWGWNAAFITTGSMGLIWCVIWLLFPYNRLRRGATQTQANLAPVTQGKPIYSVLLRHRGFWAFCIGKGFTDPIWWFYLFYLPKFLNDNYGLDLNHVKYPLIVIYTVASIGSVAGGWLSGFRMKHGHSVNSGRKFALLVCALCVLPIMLVPHMKTISPNNAWPAIALFCLATAAHQGWSANLFSTPTDMFPSTSVSTVVGIGGTAGAIGGAIFTWVVSHYFALHPLPIFALAGFAYVSALAIFQVLVPRLGQPRTA
- a CDS encoding alpha-L-fucosidase; its protein translation is MNLLHRSIATGLLFASSASLSFAQLQGSKADPTPTKHPVPAIQDTETAAQRDARMAWWRDARFGMFIHWGLYSIPAGEWKGQRTTHIGEWIMNDLSIPVADYKALAKQFNPTGFSAHDIVALAKSSGMKYIVITSKHHDGFAMFDSKADPFNIVAATPYHRDPLKELAEECRKQGIKLGFYYSQAQDWTAPGGAAIVRGNHDKVTGHWDKAQDGSFDDYLHKKSIPQIKELLENYKGYPVVVWFDTPTKMMTPERAAEIVKLLNKYPNLIWNNRLGGTYKGDTETPEQYIPAQGFPGRDWESCMTINDTWGYKSFDTNFKSSETLIRNLIDIASKGGNYLLNIGPDSKGIVPQPEVDRLHDMGKWMKVNGEAIYGTSATIFDTPTGTFSATEKGRDGKPKFNPTWEWRSTTKGNKVYIEIFDWKGHFHVDRMPRKVTGAYLLADSAHKPLKFTQKGAALDVDLPAQALDPVATVLVLNTTR